In Deltaproteobacteria bacterium, a single window of DNA contains:
- a CDS encoding TIGR01777 family protein — MIFEYQSNLDAPVSEAFQWHCRKGAFERLNPPWERVRVVGGNGTVEGGGTVCFKIKTGPAWSDWKANHVACIKNEFFADVQVEGPFASWRHEHRFIPDEAGRCVLTDHIEYGLPLEPLGRWVAGGMVRRKMTRMFGYRHRVTKNDLALHARYGMAPQSIVISGASGVLGSVLAPFFTTGGHRVSKLVRREPRPGFDEIFWDPVSGRMDGKALEGVDALIHLAGENIGEGRFTEEKKRRAVESRVKGTGLLAKTLAGLKNPPKVFICASAVGFYGNRGDDFLDEDSGAGKGYVADLCRKWEEAAAPAVSAGIRTVFMRIGVVLTPAGGALKKLMVPSMLGLGGHMGNGRQYISWISPDDVAGAVLHAMATPGLRGPVNLVAPKAATSHELAVAVAGAFKKPALFNAPEFALRAVFGELADEVILASARVVPARLASSGFRHSYPDLNQALAHVLGVEA, encoded by the coding sequence GTGATCTTCGAATACCAGTCAAACCTCGATGCCCCGGTTTCCGAAGCCTTTCAATGGCATTGCCGCAAGGGGGCCTTCGAGAGGCTCAACCCGCCCTGGGAAAGGGTAAGGGTCGTTGGCGGAAACGGAACCGTGGAGGGCGGGGGGACGGTCTGTTTCAAGATCAAGACCGGCCCGGCCTGGAGCGACTGGAAGGCCAACCACGTGGCCTGCATAAAAAACGAGTTCTTCGCCGACGTTCAGGTGGAGGGTCCCTTCGCATCCTGGCGGCACGAGCACCGCTTTATCCCGGACGAGGCGGGCCGGTGCGTGCTGACCGACCACATCGAATACGGGCTTCCCCTGGAGCCCCTGGGCCGCTGGGTTGCGGGCGGCATGGTGCGCAGGAAAATGACGCGTATGTTCGGCTACAGGCACAGGGTGACGAAAAACGACCTGGCCCTGCACGCCCGCTACGGGATGGCGCCCCAATCAATAGTCATTTCGGGAGCTTCCGGGGTGTTAGGCTCGGTCCTGGCCCCCTTTTTCACCACCGGCGGGCACAGGGTCTCAAAACTGGTAAGGCGGGAGCCCAGGCCGGGCTTTGACGAAATCTTCTGGGACCCGGTCTCCGGGCGAATGGACGGCAAGGCCCTGGAGGGCGTGGACGCGCTCATCCATCTTGCGGGCGAAAACATCGGAGAGGGAAGGTTCACCGAGGAGAAGAAGCGCCGGGCGGTTGAATCCAGGGTAAAGGGAACCGGGCTTCTGGCGAAAACCCTGGCGGGCCTCAAAAATCCGCCCAAGGTCTTCATCTGCGCCTCTGCGGTTGGCTTTTACGGCAACCGGGGGGATGATTTTCTGGACGAGGACTCAGGAGCAGGCAAGGGCTATGTGGCGGACCTTTGCAGAAAATGGGAGGAGGCCGCAGCCCCTGCTGTGAGCGCCGGAATCCGCACGGTTTTCATGCGCATAGGGGTTGTTCTGACCCCGGCGGGCGGGGCGCTGAAAAAACTGATGGTCCCGTCCATGCTGGGCCTTGGCGGGCACATGGGAAACGGGCGGCAGTATATTTCGTGGATAAGCCCGGACGACGTGGCGGGCGCGGTCCTGCACGCAATGGCCACGCCCGGCCTTCGCGGGCCGGTGAACCTCGTGGCCCCTAAGGCCGCCACCAGCCATGAGCTTGCGGTGGCCGTGGCCGGGGCCTTCAAAAAGCCCGCCCTGTTCAACGCGCCGGAATTCGCCCTAAGGGCGGTTTTCGGGGAGCTGGCCGACGAGGTGATCCTGGCTTCGGCCAGGGTGGTTCCTGCAAGGCTCGCGTCAAGCGGCTTTCGCCACTCCTATCCCGATCTCAACCAGGCCCTGGCTCATGTTTTGGGAGTAGAAGCCTAA
- a CDS encoding ATP synthase F0 subunit B: MFGNRKKALLWVLFVLLMALVAASGAWATATAEEGHGGEAATGHGEAAVQEGEGGGHGEGAHGGWAKTDTYKVMNFSVLGAFLFWVFWKMGRPALASRITAIQKELDDLAAKKEAAKKELAEYEARLSGLAQESERIVADYIKQGERVRDKILSEAALAADRLQDQARRHMEHEIKDARATLTAEIVDKAMEASEKIIRTNINSDDQDRLVAEFLEKVVVQ; the protein is encoded by the coding sequence ATGTTTGGTAACAGGAAAAAGGCCCTTTTGTGGGTTCTCTTCGTCCTTCTGATGGCGCTTGTGGCCGCTTCCGGGGCTTGGGCAACAGCCACGGCTGAAGAGGGTCACGGCGGGGAGGCGGCAACCGGGCACGGGGAGGCTGCCGTCCAAGAGGGCGAAGGCGGAGGACACGGAGAAGGCGCTCACGGCGGATGGGCCAAGACCGACACCTACAAGGTGATGAACTTTTCGGTACTCGGCGCGTTTTTGTTCTGGGTGTTCTGGAAGATGGGACGCCCGGCCCTTGCCAGCCGGATCACAGCCATCCAGAAGGAGCTTGACGATCTTGCGGCCAAAAAGGAAGCGGCCAAAAAGGAGCTCGCCGAGTACGAGGCCCGTCTTTCGGGGCTCGCCCAGGAGTCGGAACGCATAGTGGCCGACTACATAAAGCAGGGCGAGAGGGTCCGGGACAAGATTCTTTCAGAGGCGGCCCTTGCCGCCGACCGTCTCCAGGATCAGGCCCGCCGCCACATGGAGCACGAGATCAAGGACGCTCGCGCGACCCTGACCGCAGAAATCGTGGACAAGGCCATGGAGGCTTCCGAAAAGATCATCCGCACTAACATCAATTCCGATGATCAGGACAGGCTTGTTGCCGAATTCCTGGAAAAGGTGGTGGTCCAGTGA
- a CDS encoding AURKAIP1/COX24 domain-containing protein gives MGSVIKKRRKKMRKHKHRKLLAKTRHQRRKSK, from the coding sequence TTGGGAAGCGTCATCAAGAAACGCAGAAAGAAAATGCGCAAGCACAAGCACCGCAAGCTCTTGGCCAAAACTCGCCATCAGCGCAGGAAGAGCAAGTAG
- a CDS encoding DUF169 domain-containing protein produces MEAYRKAAQVLYDGLRLGSLPIGVKYQKTGEAVPEGFISPSALGQKWSLCQAFTFARVHRGHAAMTAKDNFCLASTVAHGWMPLPVEDLLESQRLNKWRRDMEAELAAQSLYVEVMSPENQARLAEHIGFITAPVATMPFEPDSVLVYGNPAQITHIIQALSYDGKNLLRSPFNGYCESCIKGALLPYLSGKSHVVIPGAGDRAFSGTGADEVAVGMTPGALLSAAANLFRSGEEFNLGYPVKSPLVGHLHEDILPGWTFLKRRIREEAEKAQA; encoded by the coding sequence ATGGAGGCATACAGAAAGGCCGCGCAAGTTTTGTACGACGGGCTCCGCCTGGGGAGCCTGCCCATAGGGGTGAAGTATCAGAAGACCGGGGAGGCCGTTCCCGAAGGGTTTATATCGCCCTCGGCCCTTGGCCAGAAGTGGAGCCTCTGCCAGGCCTTCACCTTCGCAAGGGTGCACAGGGGCCACGCGGCCATGACCGCAAAGGACAACTTCTGCCTTGCAAGCACGGTGGCCCACGGCTGGATGCCTCTGCCGGTGGAGGACCTCCTGGAAAGCCAGCGCCTCAACAAGTGGCGCCGTGACATGGAGGCCGAGCTTGCCGCGCAGTCCCTGTACGTCGAGGTCATGAGCCCGGAAAACCAGGCAAGGCTTGCGGAGCACATCGGCTTCATAACGGCCCCCGTCGCCACCATGCCCTTTGAACCGGATTCCGTTCTGGTTTACGGCAACCCGGCCCAGATCACCCACATCATACAGGCCCTTTCCTACGACGGGAAGAACCTCCTAAGGTCGCCCTTCAACGGCTATTGCGAGTCCTGCATCAAGGGCGCGCTTCTGCCGTATCTGTCCGGCAAAAGCCACGTGGTGATTCCGGGGGCCGGGGACCGGGCCTTTTCGGGGACAGGAGCGGACGAGGTGGCCGTGGGCATGACGCCGGGGGCCCTTCTGAGCGCGGCGGCCAATCTTTTTCGGTCGGGCGAAGAGTTCAACCTTGGCTACCCGGTGAAAAGCCCCCTGGTGGGACATCTTCACGAGGACATCCTGCCCGGCTGGACCTTCCTTAAAAGGCGGATTCGGGAGGAGGCGGAAAAGGCCCAAGCCTGA
- the atpD gene encoding F0F1 ATP synthase subunit beta, translated as MGGHTEAGENIGKIKQVTGPVVDVEFEQGKLPTIYTALTITNPAINDEADNLVVEVAQHLGDNVVRTIAMDVTDGLVRGMSVRDTGSPIMMPVGEGALGRVLNVVGRPVDGLGPVSQEKMLPIHRPAPLFTEQDTTVRVLETGVKVIDLLVPFPRGGKMGMFGGAGVGKTVIMMEMVHNIAMQHGGISVFAGVGERTREGNDLYHEMKDSGVLHKCALVYGQMTEPPGARARVALSALTAAEYFRDIEGQDVLLFVDNIFRFTQAGSEVSALLGRMPSAVGYQPTLAVDLGELQERITSTDKGSITAVQCVYVPADDLTDPAPATTFAHLDGTVVLSRRIVELGIYPAVDPLDSSSRILDPGYLGEEHYLVARKVQQILQKYKELQDIIAILGIEELSEDDKLTVSRARKMQRFLSQPFHVAENFTGKAGKFVKLEDTIRGFKEIVEGKHDDVPERAFYMVGGIEEALEKAKEMAEGKA; from the coding sequence ATGGGCGGTCATACTGAGGCTGGAGAGAATATCGGCAAAATCAAGCAGGTCACCGGGCCGGTGGTGGACGTTGAGTTTGAGCAGGGCAAGCTCCCCACCATTTACACGGCCCTGACCATCACCAACCCGGCCATCAACGACGAGGCCGACAACCTGGTGGTGGAAGTGGCTCAGCATCTCGGCGACAACGTGGTTCGCACCATAGCAATGGACGTCACCGACGGCCTGGTGCGCGGCATGTCGGTACGGGACACCGGAAGCCCCATCATGATGCCCGTGGGTGAAGGCGCTCTTGGCCGCGTGCTCAACGTTGTGGGCAGGCCCGTGGACGGCCTTGGCCCAGTGAGCCAGGAAAAGATGCTTCCCATCCACCGTCCCGCTCCGCTTTTCACCGAGCAGGACACCACCGTCCGCGTTCTGGAAACCGGCGTCAAGGTCATCGACCTTCTGGTTCCCTTCCCGCGCGGCGGCAAGATGGGCATGTTCGGCGGCGCAGGCGTTGGCAAGACCGTCATCATGATGGAGATGGTCCACAACATCGCCATGCAGCACGGCGGCATCTCGGTTTTCGCGGGCGTCGGCGAGCGCACCCGTGAAGGCAACGACCTTTATCACGAAATGAAGGATTCCGGCGTTCTCCACAAGTGCGCCCTGGTTTACGGCCAGATGACCGAGCCGCCAGGAGCCCGCGCCCGCGTGGCGCTCTCGGCCCTCACCGCCGCAGAATATTTCCGCGACATTGAAGGCCAGGACGTTCTTCTTTTCGTCGACAACATTTTCCGTTTCACCCAGGCAGGCTCCGAGGTTTCGGCTCTTCTTGGCCGCATGCCCTCCGCAGTCGGTTATCAGCCCACACTGGCCGTCGACCTTGGCGAACTCCAGGAGCGCATCACCTCGACCGACAAGGGATCCATCACGGCTGTCCAGTGCGTGTACGTGCCCGCCGACGACTTGACCGACCCGGCCCCGGCGACCACCTTCGCGCATCTCGACGGCACCGTGGTTCTCTCCCGCCGCATCGTGGAATTGGGCATTTATCCTGCGGTCGATCCGCTGGATTCATCCTCCCGAATCCTCGACCCCGGTTACCTGGGCGAGGAGCATTACCTGGTGGCCAGGAAGGTCCAGCAGATCCTTCAGAAGTACAAGGAACTCCAGGACATCATCGCCATCCTGGGCATCGAGGAGCTTTCCGAAGACGACAAGCTCACGGTGTCCCGCGCGCGCAAGATGCAGCGTTTTCTTTCCCAGCCCTTCCACGTTGCCGAGAATTTCACGGGCAAGGCCGGCAAGTTCGTCAAACTGGAAGACACCATTCGCGGTTTCAAGGAAATCGTGGAAGGCAAGCATGACGACGTGCCCGAACGCGCCTTCTACATGGTGGGCGGCATAGAGGAAGCCCTGGAAAAAGCCAAGGAAATGGCTGAAGGCAAGGCCTGA
- a CDS encoding F0F1 ATP synthase subunit epsilon, with the protein MAHTIHLEVVTPEKIVVSEPALIVNAPGAEGEFGVLPGHTTFLAALKIGALRYRDENNRERIVFISGGFAEATPTKVTVLAESAERRCDIDIDRAKEALARALKRLETGEPDLDFERAKSALLRAQTRMSMAESRRSRMMQ; encoded by the coding sequence ATGGCACACACCATCCATTTGGAAGTGGTGACGCCGGAAAAGATCGTTGTGAGCGAGCCCGCTCTTATCGTCAACGCACCCGGCGCAGAGGGCGAGTTCGGCGTTCTGCCCGGACATACCACGTTTCTTGCCGCGTTGAAGATAGGAGCCTTGCGCTACCGGGATGAAAATAACCGGGAGCGGATCGTTTTCATCAGCGGCGGCTTTGCCGAGGCCACGCCCACCAAGGTGACCGTTCTCGCGGAAAGCGCCGAGCGTCGTTGCGATATCGATATAGACCGGGCCAAAGAGGCACTGGCCAGGGCGTTGAAAAGGCTGGAAACAGGCGAACCCGACCTGGATTTCGAGCGGGCCAAGTCGGCCCTGTTAAGGGCCCAGACCAGGATGAGCATGGCGGAATCCAGAAGATCCAGGATGATGCAGTAG
- a CDS encoding ATPase, which translates to MKISPDITIVFQIANFLVLIFLMNMIVYKPIRKMMNERKGVVDGLSGDIEGALTGAADRGKALEAGIAAARSKGAAAKEVLAAEAAEKEKELLAQISAKAASELAVLKAKIENEAREAKKGLEAEINIFASAIGEKILGRTLQ; encoded by the coding sequence ATGAAGATCAGTCCGGATATCACCATCGTTTTTCAGATCGCCAATTTTCTGGTACTCATTTTTTTGATGAACATGATCGTGTACAAGCCCATCCGCAAGATGATGAACGAGCGGAAAGGCGTGGTTGACGGCCTTTCCGGCGACATCGAAGGCGCGCTCACGGGCGCGGCGGACAGGGGAAAGGCCCTGGAAGCCGGAATCGCGGCGGCCCGCTCGAAGGGCGCAGCGGCCAAGGAGGTCCTGGCAGCCGAAGCAGCCGAGAAGGAAAAGGAGCTTCTGGCTCAGATTTCCGCCAAGGCTGCATCCGAACTTGCCGTTTTAAAAGCGAAAATCGAAAACGAGGCCAGGGAGGCCAAAAAGGGCCTGGAAGCTGAAATCAACATTTTTGCGTCGGCTATCGGCGAAAAGATATTGGGAAGAACCCTGCAATAA
- a CDS encoding F0F1 ATP synthase subunit alpha has protein sequence MEIRAEEISRIIKEQIKDYDKKVDLSETGTVISVGDGIARVYGLEKVMALELVEFPGNILGLALNLEEDNVGVAIMGEDIHIKEGDLVKRTGRIAQVPVGEAVLGRVVDGLGIPIDGKGPIETKEFRRVEMVAPGVIARKSVHEPMYTGLKAIDAMTPVGRGQRELIIGDRQIGKTAVAIDAILAQKYSGIKCIYVACGQKKSSVAQVVAILEKHGAMDYTTVVAACASDPATLQYVAAFAGCAMGEYYRDKGEHALIIFDDLSKQAVAYRQISLLLRRPPGREAFPGDIFYNHSRLLERSAKMNDALGAGSLTALPIIETQAGDVSAYIPTNVISITDGQIYLEPNLFFAGVRPAINVGLSVSRVGGAAQEKAMKQVAGTLRLDLAQFRELEAFAAFGSDLDASTQAQLTRGQRMVEILKQPQYQPLTLEKQVAILFAGTRGYLDKLPIEVLGKYEAGLYKFLEAKYQDILDSIAAERKISDETDAKLQKALSEYGEEFADTIR, from the coding sequence ATGGAAATTAGAGCCGAAGAAATAAGCCGGATCATCAAGGAACAGATCAAGGACTACGACAAGAAGGTCGACCTGTCGGAAACCGGCACGGTCATCTCCGTGGGCGACGGCATTGCCCGCGTGTACGGCCTGGAAAAGGTCATGGCCCTCGAACTGGTGGAATTTCCGGGAAACATCCTGGGCTTGGCCCTGAACCTGGAAGAGGACAACGTGGGCGTCGCCATCATGGGCGAAGACATCCACATCAAGGAAGGCGATCTGGTCAAGCGCACCGGGCGCATCGCCCAGGTTCCCGTTGGCGAGGCCGTTCTTGGCCGCGTCGTGGACGGCCTTGGCATTCCCATTGACGGCAAGGGCCCCATCGAGACCAAGGAGTTCCGCCGCGTGGAAATGGTGGCCCCCGGCGTCATCGCCCGTAAGTCCGTGCATGAGCCCATGTACACGGGCTTGAAGGCCATCGACGCCATGACCCCGGTGGGACGCGGACAGCGCGAACTCATCATCGGCGACCGCCAGATCGGCAAAACCGCAGTCGCCATCGACGCAATCCTGGCCCAGAAATATTCGGGCATCAAGTGCATCTACGTGGCCTGCGGACAGAAGAAGTCCTCGGTTGCCCAGGTTGTTGCCATTCTCGAAAAACACGGCGCCATGGATTACACCACGGTCGTCGCGGCCTGCGCCTCCGACCCCGCAACGCTTCAGTACGTGGCCGCCTTCGCCGGTTGCGCCATGGGCGAATACTACAGGGACAAGGGCGAGCACGCACTCATCATTTTCGACGATCTTTCCAAGCAGGCGGTGGCCTACAGGCAGATTTCCCTTCTTCTGCGCCGTCCGCCCGGACGCGAGGCCTTCCCCGGCGACATTTTCTACAACCACTCAAGGCTTCTCGAACGCTCCGCCAAGATGAACGATGCTTTGGGCGCGGGCTCCCTTACGGCGCTCCCCATCATCGAGACCCAGGCGGGCGACGTTTCGGCCTACATTCCCACCAACGTTATTTCAATCACCGACGGTCAGATTTATCTTGAGCCCAACCTCTTCTTCGCAGGCGTCCGGCCCGCCATCAACGTCGGCCTTTCGGTCTCCCGCGTCGGCGGAGCGGCCCAGGAAAAGGCCATGAAGCAGGTGGCCGGAACCCTTCGCCTCGATCTGGCCCAGTTCCGCGAACTGGAAGCCTTCGCGGCCTTCGGCTCCGATCTCGACGCATCCACCCAGGCCCAGCTCACACGCGGCCAGCGCATGGTTGAAATCTTGAAGCAGCCCCAGTACCAGCCGCTCACCCTGGAAAAGCAGGTCGCAATCCTGTTCGCGGGAACGCGCGGATACCTGGACAAGCTGCCCATCGAAGTTCTCGGCAAGTACGAGGCCGGCCTCTACAAGTTCCTGGAAGCCAAGTACCAGGACATCCTGGACAGCATCGCAGCCGAACGCAAGATCAGCGACGAGACTGACGCCAAACTCCAGAAGGCCCTTTCCGAATACGGCGAGGAATTTGCGGACACCATCCGGTAA
- the atpH gene encoding ATP synthase F1 subunit delta: protein MKNVKVARRYAKALLIIGREEGATEVFRREIDSFIAVLDANPGLEAAITNPVYDAAGRRKVLFEVASLLGVATALSAFLTLLFDKGRIGLIRAIAEVFQVLADEDNNVARASLQTAGDLSDETVDAIRAGLSRLTGKSVLLTMEKDPDLIGGIVARIGDLVLDGSVRTQLSNMRASLSEI, encoded by the coding sequence GTGAAGAACGTGAAGGTGGCACGGCGCTACGCCAAGGCTTTGTTGATCATCGGCAGGGAAGAGGGCGCCACGGAGGTTTTCCGGCGCGAGATCGATTCCTTCATCGCGGTTCTGGACGCAAATCCGGGCCTTGAGGCCGCCATTACCAATCCGGTTTACGATGCGGCGGGTAGAAGGAAGGTTCTTTTCGAGGTCGCCTCCCTCCTGGGAGTGGCCACGGCTCTTTCGGCCTTTCTGACGCTTCTTTTCGACAAGGGCCGCATAGGCCTCATAAGGGCCATAGCCGAGGTTTTCCAGGTTCTTGCGGACGAGGACAACAACGTGGCCCGCGCCAGCCTGCAAACGGCCGGAGACCTTTCCGATGAAACCGTGGACGCCATCCGGGCCGGGCTTTCCCGCCTTACGGGGAAGTCGGTCCTTCTGACAATGGAAAAAGATCCCGACCTCATCGGCGGCATCGTGGCCCGCATAGGCGATCTGGTCCTGGACGGTTCGGTCAGGACACAGCTTTCCAACATGCGCGCGTCTCTTTCGGAAATTTAA
- the rny gene encoding ribonuclease Y, which translates to MFWHLIFFVAGAGLGALAAHFYREMVMGRKSREAEEKILKIQEEARRSSENIIKSAQVEAKDIVFKLKADFETESKERHAEQKKIETRLLQREENLDRKLDQLERRDQELSNREKNLTKREQKIAKDEEDAEALVTQRREALERIASLSAEEARETLVREMESEARHEGAKLVKRIETEAREQADKQAKKILSTAIQRYAGDFVAERTVSVVQLPSEEMKGRIIGREGRNIRALEAATGIDLIVDDTPEAVILSGFDPVRREVARLSLLRLIADGRIHPARIEEIVKKVEGEVEQTIKEAGEQATFDLGIHGIHPEIVRNVGRLKYRTSYAQNMLEHSLEVGFLCGMMAAELGLNVKLARRAGLLHDLGKAVDHETEGPHALIGAKLAKKFGENPKIVHAISAHHEDVPPNSVLAHLVQAADGLSGARPGARREMYESYIRRLDDLEKIATSFTGVASSFAIQAGRELRVMVESDKISDEEAVLLCRDVTRKIEENLTFPGQIKVAIIRETRAIGYATK; encoded by the coding sequence ATGTTCTGGCATTTAATATTTTTTGTGGCGGGCGCGGGCCTTGGAGCCCTTGCCGCCCATTTTTACCGCGAAATGGTCATGGGCCGGAAGAGCCGGGAAGCCGAGGAAAAAATCCTCAAAATCCAGGAAGAGGCCCGTCGCAGCTCCGAAAACATCATAAAAAGCGCACAGGTCGAGGCCAAGGACATCGTCTTCAAGTTGAAGGCCGATTTCGAGACCGAAAGTAAGGAAAGGCACGCGGAACAGAAGAAGATCGAAACCCGCCTTCTTCAGCGGGAGGAAAACCTGGACCGCAAGCTGGACCAGCTGGAGAGGCGCGACCAGGAGCTTTCCAACCGCGAAAAGAACCTGACAAAGCGCGAGCAGAAAATCGCCAAGGACGAGGAGGACGCAGAAGCCCTGGTGACTCAGCGCCGGGAGGCCCTGGAGCGCATAGCGAGCCTTTCCGCCGAGGAGGCCAGGGAAACCCTGGTGAGGGAAATGGAGTCCGAGGCCCGGCACGAGGGCGCGAAGCTCGTGAAACGCATCGAAACCGAGGCCAGGGAGCAGGCGGACAAGCAGGCGAAAAAAATCCTCTCCACCGCCATCCAGCGCTACGCGGGCGATTTCGTGGCCGAACGCACGGTCTCGGTGGTCCAGCTTCCCAGCGAGGAAATGAAGGGCCGCATCATCGGGCGCGAGGGCCGCAACATCCGGGCTTTGGAAGCAGCAACGGGAATCGACCTTATTGTGGATGATACGCCGGAGGCGGTCATCCTCTCCGGCTTCGACCCGGTGCGCCGCGAAGTCGCACGGCTGTCCCTCCTTCGCCTCATAGCCGACGGGCGGATCCACCCGGCGCGCATCGAGGAGATCGTCAAGAAGGTGGAGGGCGAGGTTGAGCAGACCATAAAGGAGGCGGGCGAGCAGGCCACCTTCGATCTGGGCATCCACGGCATCCACCCGGAAATCGTGCGCAACGTGGGCCGCCTGAAATACCGCACCTCCTACGCCCAGAACATGCTGGAGCATTCCCTGGAAGTCGGGTTCCTGTGCGGCATGATGGCCGCCGAACTCGGCCTCAACGTGAAGCTAGCCCGCAGGGCCGGGCTCCTTCACGATCTGGGCAAGGCCGTGGACCACGAGACCGAAGGTCCCCACGCCCTTATCGGCGCGAAGCTCGCCAAGAAATTCGGCGAAAATCCCAAGATCGTGCACGCCATTTCCGCCCACCACGAGGACGTTCCGCCCAACTCGGTGCTGGCCCATCTGGTCCAGGCCGCCGACGGCCTTTCGGGGGCGCGTCCCGGAGCCCGGCGGGAGATGTACGAAAGCTATATCAGGCGTCTGGACGACCTGGAAAAAATCGCCACGTCCTTTACCGGCGTGGCCTCATCATTCGCCATCCAGGCCGGGCGCGAGCTTCGGGTGATGGTGGAAAGCGACAAGATTTCCGATGAAGAGGCGGTGTTGCTCTGCCGTGACGTCACCAGGAAGATCGAGGAAAACCTCACCTTCCCCGGCCAGATCAAGGTGGCCATAATCCGGGAGACAAGGGCCATAGGTTACGCCACGAAATAG
- the zapB gene encoding cell division protein ZapB: protein MEEGVLQGFDRLEQALDRLSASLKQVEAEKASLAARNGELSALLAEKTAENQRLTEERTKVREKIDFLLSRLGD from the coding sequence TTGGAAGAAGGCGTATTACAGGGTTTTGACAGGTTGGAGCAGGCGCTTGACAGGCTTTCCGCCTCCTTGAAGCAGGTGGAGGCGGAAAAGGCCTCCCTTGCGGCGCGTAACGGGGAACTGTCCGCCCTTCTGGCGGAAAAGACTGCAGAAAACCAGCGCCTGACTGAAGAAAGAACGAAGGTCCGCGAGAAAATCGACTTTCTGTTGTCGAGACTGGGTGACTGA
- the atpG gene encoding ATP synthase F1 subunit gamma, with translation MPSLKDVKAKIGGVQKTRQITKAMNMVAASRLRGAQLKMEAFRPYAKKFGEVLGSLAGRAGEDISPLLVSKKEIKNIHLVLCTSDRGLCGGFNANLIAAAEKFVAARAGDEVTVSFTNFGKKGRDWARKNKLERVSEHLGVIGGRFGFTVAAKCAQSLIHGFLSDRYDEVHVVFAEFVTMARQKAVVQQILPIPPLEADEAAGVIGEEGYLPEHICEPSAEALLSVLLTRNVSIQIYRALLETSTSEQAARMMAMDNATKACNDMLDALTLSYNKARQGAITKELMDIVGGAEALRG, from the coding sequence ATGCCAAGTTTGAAGGACGTCAAGGCCAAGATCGGCGGTGTTCAAAAGACCCGCCAGATCACCAAGGCCATGAACATGGTGGCCGCTTCCAGGCTGCGCGGGGCGCAGCTAAAGATGGAGGCGTTCCGGCCCTATGCGAAAAAGTTCGGTGAGGTTCTGGGAAGCCTCGCGGGCCGCGCAGGGGAAGACATCAGCCCCCTTCTTGTTTCAAAGAAGGAGATAAAGAACATCCACCTGGTTCTGTGCACCTCGGATCGCGGGCTCTGCGGCGGTTTCAACGCCAACCTCATCGCCGCAGCCGAGAAATTCGTTGCAGCCAGGGCCGGGGATGAAGTCACGGTCAGTTTCACCAATTTCGGCAAAAAAGGCCGCGACTGGGCCCGCAAGAACAAGCTGGAGCGGGTTTCCGAGCACCTTGGTGTGATCGGCGGCCGTTTCGGGTTCACCGTTGCGGCCAAGTGCGCACAGAGCCTCATTCACGGGTTCCTGTCCGACCGTTACGACGAGGTCCACGTGGTATTCGCCGAATTCGTGACCATGGCCCGCCAGAAGGCCGTTGTGCAGCAGATTCTTCCCATTCCGCCCCTTGAGGCCGACGAGGCAGCGGGGGTTATCGGCGAAGAGGGGTATCTGCCCGAACACATCTGCGAGCCTTCAGCCGAGGCTCTGCTTTCGGTGCTTCTTACCCGGAACGTTTCAATCCAGATTTACAGGGCCCTTCTGGAAACCTCCACAAGTGAGCAGGCTGCCCGCATGATGGCGATGGACAACGCCACCAAGGCGTGCAACGACATGCTGGACGCGCTCACTCTTTCCTATAACAAGGCACGCCAGGGCGCCATCACGAAGGAACTCATGGACATCGTGGGCGGGGCAGAGGCCTTGAGGGGATAA
- a CDS encoding cell division protein ZapA — MAQRIGIELFGRTFVFETPAQEAEATKAKNLVEGEVAKILSRMGGDRAGKEILVVLMAALSLAGDYLELLGSHEALREEMKIRLEKLVEKSETLFEGDGLSSKSEL, encoded by the coding sequence TTGGCACAGCGCATAGGCATAGAGCTTTTTGGCCGGACCTTCGTTTTCGAAACTCCGGCCCAAGAGGCTGAGGCCACCAAGGCCAAAAATCTCGTCGAGGGCGAGGTCGCCAAAATTCTGTCCCGCATGGGGGGGGACAGGGCCGGCAAGGAAATACTGGTGGTCCTCATGGCCGCCTTAAGCCTTGCCGGGGATTACCTGGAGCTTTTGGGCTCCCACGAGGCCCTTCGCGAGGAAATGAAAATCCGCCTGGAAAAGCTGGTGGAAAAGTCCGAAACCCTGTTTGAGGGTGATGGCCTATCCTCCAAGTCGGAACTGTGA